TGCGGCCGCCATGCTGCGTTTGCGGCTAGCTTGCGACTCGTATGCGGGGCGACAGGAAATGCGCCGCCTGTTGGCGCCGTTTCATTGAGGCATGCAAAAAAAAACGGCCCGGACTGACCGGGCCTGGAGCGAGGGTGATGCTGCGCTGTTTTTCCCTCCTGGCAGCGAGGGGCGGGCTTAGACCGACATCGACATCAACAGGCTGGAGATATCGTTGGTGCCGGTGTTGGCCTGATACAGGCTCAGCGCGGCCTGCAGCTGCTGGGTATTGTTGACGGTGCTGGTCGAGCCGGTGGCGCCGGTCGAGGTTTGATTGCCGTTGGCTGCGTTCAGCAGGCTTTGCAGGCCGCCGCCGTTCTGTTCGTTTCCGCCGCCGCCATGGTGATGGTGGTGGTGTCCGCCGCCGGCTTGCTGGCCTTGCTGGGTGCCGTCCGCCTGCATGGTTTGCTGCAGCTGTTGATAGGCTTGCTGCGCCTGGCTGAGATTGCCGGATTGCAGGTCTTGGCCCAGCGCGTTGAACAGCGATGACACCGAGCTGCCGCCGTTGGTGGCGCTGGTGCCCGAAACCGTGCTGTTGTTGGCCGCGGCGTACGGGTCGGTGCTGCTGGCGGCCGTTGTGCCTGAGGTCGCGGCAGTCGCGGAGGTCGCCGAAGTCGCGCTGATGGCATTGTTCAGCTGGGAGCTGAACGATGAGTTGCCATTGCTGCCGTTCAGCTGTTGCAGGCTGGCCAGCGCCTGTTGGGCGCCGCTCAGATTGCCTTGCTGAATGTCATTGGTCATGGTGCCGAAATCTTGGCGGCGCTGCTGGCGCATGGCCTGCATTTGCTGCCAATAGTTGCTGCTGGTATCAGTGTTGCTGACAGACATGTTGCCTCTCCTTGAGAACAGTTTGCGGGGCAGAGCTTTCACGGATCAGCTCGTGTCCTGGCGGCAAACCGGCAATTTCCAAGCTTGTTGCCGGCAAGCATTGCCGCCTTGCCATCGGTGCCTGCCGCTTTTCCCGCTTGAATGGGCCTTTATTGGGCTTTTCTTTACGGAACAAGGGCTTGGCTGGATGGGTAAGAGCAAGCGGCGTGCCAGTTTGAGATGGTGGGAAAGGGCAAATGTTTACAAATATGATGGCATGCACTTAGGCCGGTGAACCAACCTCAACAGAGGTCTTGAGCCAGGGCGTGTCGACGTAGATGGCGCAAGCCGCATGGCCAGGCGGCGCGACGAAAAAGCAGGGGATAGCGGCCCTTAGCCGAAACCGCGCTGTCGCAGCGCCTGGTAGAGCATGGCCACGCCCAGAGCGTCGTTCAAGGCGTCATGCCGCGGCGGGGCCGGGATGGCCAGGTCGCGGTAGAGCTCGCCCAGCCGCAGGTCGATGTGCGCGCCGGGATGTTGTTTGAACTTGTAGTCGTAATAGCGGCTGGAGATTTCGATTTGCCGTTGCGGCAGGCCGATGCCGATCAGCGGTTTGACCAGCTTGTTCAGCACCGCCACATCGTATTCCAGGTAGTAGCCAAGCAAGGGGCGGCCGCCGATGAAGTCCAGCAGCCGGGTGACGGCGTCTCGCGGAGGCAGCCCCTGATCCACATCGCGCCGTCGCAGCCCGTGGATGGCGATATTGGACGCCTCCGGCGCGCTGTCAGGACGGACCAGCAAGTTGAGCGCCTCGCTTTGCAGGATGCGGTTGCCCCGCAGCCGCACCGCGGCGATGGATAAAACCTCCGCCTTGGCGATGTCCAGGCTGGTGGTTTCGCAGTCCAGGCTGACCACTTCGTCCGGATGCTCATCGAACAAATGCATCCATGCCGGATCGCGCAGCCGGGTGCGCAAGTAATGCCGATAGAGGCGGAGCAGCATCAGAAGCTGCCCAAGCGATAATGATGGCGCAGTTGCGCCTTGAAACGTTTCACCACCGCCAGCGCCTCTTTCAATAAGTCGCGCTCCAGGGTGCCCAGCGTTTCCGGCTCCAGCAGGTTGTCGGCCGGCAAGCCGGCGTCCAGTCTGCGCAAACCATGGTCCAGGCGCAGTTGGGACAGGCAGGACAGCGCGTCCTGGATATCCGCGGCCAGCGCCGCTTCCAGATATCCCTTGGCCGCCAGGCTTTGGGCGCGGGCGGCGCTGTTGGTGTCTTCGATATCATGCTCCAGCGCCAGCGCGCGCAGGCCGTGCGTCAGCGGAAAAATGCCGCCTTTCTTCAGGTCCAAGGCCTCTCGGCCTTCGTGCTCGCGCGTTTTCAGCCGCGAGAACGGGCCTAGCGGCGTGTCGAATTGCTCGATGGCGCGGGCGAAGCGAGAGAAGAAGCTGGCGTCGTCCTGCAGCCGGCTGCGCAGATAGTCCTGGCTTTGCCGCAGCAGCGAAGCATCGCCGCATACCGCCTCGGCGTCGACGAAGATTGCCAGCTGCATCATGCCCTCGCCGCTGGGGCGGGCGAGCCAGTCGTGGATGCGGTCGCGCATTTCGGACTGGCTGAGCCGCCAGGGGGGATTGCTGATCATCACGCCGCCGGGGCAGGGCGGGTAGCCGAAGCGGGCCAGCGCCGCGGAGAACTCCAGGCAGCTTTGCTCCAGCTTGGCGTGGCGATAGCCGTCGCGCAGCAGCAGCGCGTTGTCCTGATCGGTTTTCAGTATCTGCTCGCCGCGGCCTTCCGAGCCCAGCACCAGGAGGCAGCTGTTTTCCAGCAGATCGGGCGGCGCGATCATGCCCCAGGCGCGGGCGAACAGGCGGACGTTGAGCGCGGCCACCAGCTTGCCCAGTTGCGGCGGGCGGACGCCGTGGCCGGTGAGAATGCGGACCAGCCGGTCGATCTGGCCGGCGATGTCGGCCAGCTCATCCAGCGTTTCCGCGCGTTCCAGTCGCTGGGCGATCAGGTGGGAGTGGTTGGAAAAGTAGGACAGCACGTCCACCTGGGCCAGCATGCCTTTGGGCTGGCCCTGTTCGGTCACCACCAGCCGCCGCAGATTGCGCTGGGTCATCAGCAGCAGGGCGTTGAACAGGAAGTCGTCGATGTCGATGCTGAGCAGGGTGTAGCTGCAGTGCCTTCCCACCGGCTCGCCGCTGTCAACGCCATCGATGATGATGTCGCGGAAGTCGGTGGTGGTGAAGATGCCGAGCTTGTCGCCGGCGCGCACCAGCACCGACTTGCTGCGATTCTGTTTCATCGCCGCCGCGGTGTCGCGGATGCTGGCGTCGGCATCGACGAAAACCGGCTGGCGGCAGCCGGCGTCGCGCACGGTGGCGGTAAGCAGCGTTTGCAGCTCGCGGTTGCCGGCGCGCTGCGCCAGCATGCCCAGTTTTTGCGAAACGTCGGCGAAAAAAAACGCGCCGAAGCGCGGATTGCTGGCGGTCAGGCGGAGCACGGCCTCGCGCGGCAGCGACAGCAGCAGGGCCTCTTCCTCGACGACGAAGCGGTTAAGCGTTTGCTCCGCGGCCAGGGCGCGGGCGTCGAAGCTGTCGCCGGGGTGGTAGCGGGCGGCCACTTCGTCGCCCGCCAGTTCCGCCACTACGCCCTTGATGATGACGAATAGCGCGTCGGGGCCTTGGCCGGGGCCCAGCACTTGGGCTTCATCGGGAAAGTAGACGATGTCGGCCTTGGCCTCCAGCGCGTCGCGCTCGGCGGGGCTTAGGCTGTCGAAAGGCGGTTGGCTGAAGTCGAAACGGCTCATGGCGGGTCCGTCGGAATAGGCCGGACTTCAGCATACCGCCAATCGGCGTGGGGCGTCAGTCCGGCTTGCGTATCATCAGCGGCGCGCCGTCGCGGAACAGTATCAGCTCGCCGGGGGATAGCGCCGTCCAATGCTCGTTGTCGGTCAGCGGCTGGGTGGCGACCATCGCCACTTGATCGCGCGGCGTGGTGACGGTGGCGAAGTCCACGCTGACATCGTCGTCGACCAGATGGGCGGTGTTGAACGGGGCGCGGCGAATGATGTAGTGCAAATGGGTGGAGCAATGGACGAACAGCACCTCGCCATTGCTCAGCATGAAGTTGAACACGCCGCTGCCGCTGATCTCGGCCGCCAGGCGCGCCACCTCCTCGAACAAGGCCGCCAGCTCCGGCGCTTGCGCCCATTTGGCGCGCAGTTTTTCCATGAGGTAGCAGAAGGCGCGCTCGGAGTCGGTGCTGCCGACCGGATGGAAGAACTGGCCGTCCTCGGGCGCGAAACTTTCCAGATTGCCGTTGTGGGCGAAGATCCAGTACTGGCCCCACATTTCGCGCATGAACGGGTGGGTATTGGCCAGGTTGACTTCGCCCTGCGTGGCTTTGCGGATGTGGGCGATGACGTTTTCCGACTTGATCGGGTAGCGCCGCACCAGGTCGGCCACCGGCGATTCCACCGAAGGCTTGTCGTCAAGGAAGACGCGGCAACCTTTATTCTCGAAAAAAGCGATGCCCCAGCCGTCGGCGTGATGGTCGGTCAGGCCGCCGCGGCGATGGAAGCCTTCAAAAGAAAACAGAATGTCGGTCGGGGTATTGCAATTCATGCCCAGCAGCTGGCACATCGGCGTAAGTCCACTTTCTAGTTCGGTTGTTGCCGGCGCGGATTGTCCGCGCCATGGTTTATGTAGCTGAGCTTAGGCGATTCGCGGCGGGCCGGCAATGCTCTTGCGGGCTGTCGGGCGGGGTTTGCTTGCATTTTAATGAGATATTTAAACCATCAGCCGGCATGAGGGCCGTCCTTCCAGGGCCCCGTGCCGTACTCATTACCGATGTCAGCCCGCGCGGCTAGGCCCGCTCTTACGCGGCGTCCCACGGCGCGGTCTGGCCGCCGAAACGCTCCACCAGGAAATCCAGCAGGCTGCGCAAGGATAGCGGCAGCAAGCGCCGCGAGGGGTAGAGCGCGTGTATGCCCAAGAGCGGCGGCTGCCAGTCCGGTAGCAGCGCGATCAGCTCCCCGGCCCGGACCGGTTTGGCGGCGAGATAGCTGGGCATCATGCTGATGCCGGCGCCTGCCAGCGTGGCGGCCAGCAGCGCGCTGGCCTCGTTGGCGCTGATATTGCCGGCTACCCGCACGCGCGCCTCTTCCGCGCCGCGCGTCAGCCGCCATTCGCTGCGGCCGAAGTTGCTGTAACTGAGGCAGCGGTGGCTTTCCAGCGCTTGCGGCTGTGCCGGCACGCCATGGGCGGCGAGGTAGGCGGGGGAGGCCACCAGCAGCGAGCGGCAGTCGCACAGCCGCCTGCCCACCAGGCCGGGATCGGGCTCATTGGTGATGCGGATGGCGAGGTCTATTCTTTCTTCAATCAGGTTGACCGTTCTATCTCCTAATTGCAGGTCTACTCTGAGTTGAGGATGGCGCTCGCAAAACGCGGCGACCGCTTCGCCCAGCACCGCCAGTCCGAGCGAGGTGCTGGCGGCCACGCGCAGCAGGCCGCGCACCTGGCCGTCGCGCTGGCTGGCGTCGGCGCGGACTTCCGCGGCCAGCTCCAGCATTTGCTGGCAGCGCGCCAGGCAGGCCAGGCCGGCGTCGGTGAGCGTGACCTTGCGGGTGGAGCGTTGCAGCAAGCGCACGCCCAGCCATTGCTCCAGCTCCTCGACGTAGCGGGTCACCATGGGGCGCGACATGTCCAGCTTGTCGCCGGCGGCGGTGAAGCTGCCGAGTTGCGCCACCTCGGCGAAGACTTGCATGGCGGTGAGTCTGTCCATTTATATGTTTGAAATAAGAAACAATAATGTGCAGTTTAATCGATTTATTAGTTCGATTGTTGAGCTTATAGTGTGCGCATCTTCACTGAAACGCAGTGCAACCCGCCGGCGGGCGCCGGCTTAAAGACTTAAGGAGTTTCACCATGATTCGTCAAACCCTGATCGCCGCCGCTCTCGCCGCCGCTGGTTTCGCTCACGCAGGCGACCTCAAGCTGTCCGTCTACAACGCCGACGGCAACAGCTTCAACGTCTCCTCGGTATTGGTGACCGGCGATAAGGACGCCGTGCTGATCGATACCGGCTTCACCCGCGCCGACGCTTACCGCATCGCCGCCCGCGTGCTGGATAGCGGCAAGAACCTGAAGACCATCTATGTCAGTCAGGCGGACCCGGACTACTACTTCGGCGCTTCAGTGCTGAAGCAGATCTTCCCCAAGGCCGAACTGCTGGCCGCGCCGGAAGTGCTGGCCCACATCAAGGGCAATGTGAAGGGCAAGGTGGCGTTCTGGGGCCCGAAGATGGGCGCCAACGCGCCGCAGGCCAATCCGTTGCTGCCGACCGAAATCAAGGCTGACAAGATCATGCTGGAAGGCAAGGCGCTGGAGCTGCGCGACACCAAGGGCGTGATGGCGCATCGCGGCTATGTGTGGATTCCGTCCATCCGCGCCATCGTCGGCAATGTAGGCGTCTATTCCGGCATGCACGTCTGGACGGCCGACACCCAGAACGACGCCGAGCGCAAGGGTTGGTACAAGCAGCTTGACGACATGGAAGCGCTGAAGCCGGAAACGGTGGTGCCAGGCCATATGATTGCCGGCGACAAGATGGACGTATCCGCCATCCGTTACACCCGCGACTACCTGAAGACCTTCGAAGCCAAGAACGCCGCCACCGCCAACAGCGGCGCGCTGATCGAGGCGATGAAGCAGGCTTATCCGCAAGCCGCCGAAGTGTCCACGCTGGAACTGGGCGCCAAGGTGCGCAAGGGCGAAATGAAGTGGTAAGCGAGAGCGCGATGAAACTGCATTACTTTTACGACCCGCTGTGCGGCTGGTGCTACGGCGCCTCCCCGCTGCTGAAGGCTGCGGCGGCGGTGCCTGGCGTCAGCGTGGAAATGCACGCCGGCGGCATGATAGACGAGTCCGAGGGCCGCACCATCACGCCGGATTGGCGGGGCTATGTGATGCCGCACGACGCGCGCATCGCCCAGATGAGCGGCCAGCCTTTCGGCGACGCCTACTTCAATGGCCTGCTGAAGGACATCGGCGCGCCGTTGGCGTCCAACCCGGCCATCGCCGCGGTGCTGGCGGCGGGCAAGCTGGGTTTGGAACCTCTGGCCATGCTCGCCCGCATCCAGCGCGCCCACTACCAGGAAGGCAAGCGCATCGCCGAATTCGCGGTGTTGAGCCAACTGGCGGTTGAGCTGGGCGTGGAGCCGGCGCGCTTTGCCGAAGCTTGGCAAGCGGCGCGCGAAGAGGCGGAAAGCCATATAGGCGAAACCCGCCAGCTGATGTCCAGGCTGGGCCTGCGCGGCTTCCCGTCGGCGGTGTTGGAACAGGACGGCAAGCTTGAGCGGCTGGAGTTGTCCGGCTGGTTCGGCAAGCCGGAGCAACTGGCCGCCGCCCTGGCGGAGCGCCTGCCCAAGCTGGCCGAGGCGGGCGACGACGCCTTGTTCTGCACGCCGGAAAGCTGCCGCTGAGATAGGCGGGAATCAATCCAGCCATGAAAACGCCCCTGTCGGCTTATGCCGCAGGGGCGTTGTCGCGACTACTCTTCCTCGGCGTGCTGCGGGCTTTGGAACTCGGGGTAGGCGGCTTGCTTCATCGTCGTCGCCACCAGCCTGAAGGTGTCGACCCAGGCGGTGCGCAGCTCCGGCGTCCAGTTCTCCGCCCCCAGCCCTTGCTTCAGTGTCCACAGCAGGGCATTGCCGACCGGCGTGTAGTCGCCGGGCTGCACGCCGTAATCGACATGCTTGATGGCCAGCTTGGCCAGCACCGGCGCGATCAGATCCAGATCGTTGAGGCCGGCGATGGCCAGTTTGAGCGTGGACATCAGCATCTGCCGTTGCCGGGCCATGTCGTTTTGGAACAGGGTCTGCAGGTCCGGAGCGTACTCAAACAGCTTGTCGTAAAACAGCTGGGCGGCCTGGTCGGCGATCGGTTCGACTTTGGCGAAGCTTTCCTGCACCAGACGGATCTGCGCGGGGGTGAGAGCCATGTCACGCTCCTTGGGGGCGGATAATGACTTCAGCTTAGCAAATGTTCGCGCAAGTTCGAGCGTTTATGACGTTTGTCCGCCAGGCTGCGCGAGGTCTCTTTCTATCATGTCCAGCACTTTCTGCGCCTTGGCGCGCGGACTGGCGCCAGGCATGTCGGGCAGGGCGATGTCGGGCTGGATGCCCGCAACCTCATCGCTGCCGTCCTTTCTTAGCCGCACGCAATTCGGGATGCGGAAGCGCAAGCCTGAGTGGGGCAGCGTCAAGGGCAGGTTGGTGCCCATGAAGCCGCAGCCGTCGCCTCCGGTCTTGGCGCCGATGATTTTAGCCAGGCGATTGTCTTGTATCGTGGCGGCGAACATTTCCGCCGAGGAATAGGATTTGCCATCGGTCAGCACATAGGCGGGACCAGGCCAGGCGGCCTGGCTTTGAAAGGCGAGGGCGGGCCAGAACAGATTTTCCGCCACCGCCTGAGAGTATCGGCCGGCTTCCAATTCCGCCAGCAAGCCGGAGGCGTAGCCAGTCTGCATCAGTCCGCTGTAGGGCGCTTCCGGCTTGAAAGCGCGCTGTTCGCGCCAAGCCCAATCCATTCCGGTGCGCGGATGTTGTTTGAGATCGGTGTGCAGGCTGCGAACCTGCAGCAGGAAGGGCTGCAGAATGGTTTTGTCTTGCGGCGTGGTGTCCGGCGGCAGGCCGCTGCTCAAGTCTTCCTCCCATCCTTTCAGGTAATTTTCAGCCGCTTGCGAGCGCGTCATCCATAACGGCGCGGCCTTGCCCGGCTTGGCGCCCAGCAGTCGCGCCATGCTGTTGCCGCTGTCGTTGCCGCCGGGATTGTCGCCGACATCGATAATCAGGGCCTGCGCGCCGGCGGCCTTCAGATCGCGCATGCGCTGAGCGGTTTCGGCATACCACTGCTTCATGGTTTCGCCAAACAGCTGGTCCGGGTCGAAATGTCCCACGCGCGCCGACACCGCGCTCCAGGCGCGCTGGCAAGCCAGGGGATAGTCGTGCGGAGAGAAGGAGGCGATGCGCAGCAGGCCCAGCTTGCCTTTCGGGCCCAAGTCTATGATGGCGCTGCGCATGGACTGGCTCAAGCCGTCGCTCAATAGCCTGACGCCGGGCAAGGTCTCGAAGGGCAGGGAGAAATTGATGCGGCTGCTTTGCACATAGCCTTGGGCGGCGCAGCCATCCAGCGGCGAGTCCAGCGCGGGGTCGCGTTTGGGTGGCTCGCTCGCGGCGGCCGCCGCCGGTGCGGGCGGGGCGGCTTTGAGCAAGGAAAAGTGGCCGTCATGGAAGCCGCTTTGAAAGTCCAGAATCGCTCGGCGGGCCTCGCCATCGTCGCGGGCCGCGGCCAGCGCGGCTTGCGCTTTCTGGTTCAGCGCAGGCAGGTCCACGCCGCTTTGCGGCGACGCCATCCAGGCCAGGTGGGAGTAGCGTTTCTCCAGCTCTTGTTTCAGCAGTTGGAAGTCATGCTGCCAAGCCTTGGCGTCAAAGCTTGTTGCCGCGGCGGCCTGGCAATTGGCGGCCGCCAGCAGGCATAGCGCGGCGGGAAATAGGAATGAATGGCGTCTCATGAGTTGGATCTGTGTTTGTCCTAATAGGTAGCATCATAAAATCTCGCTGCAAAAATGACAATTAAATTATAAGTGCCAAAAATTTATTATTTGACATCTAAATCGAGTGTGACTGATTGATTGAAATTTACTTGACATTTAATGCTTGAAACTTGCTGATGGTGACATACGCTGAAATACCAATTAAATACCAATTGTGACAAGGAGACGGCAAATGCGGCGAATGATGGCGAGGGGACTTAGCGTGATTGCGGCTGGGCTATTGCTGGGGCACGGCCCCACGGCGCTGGCGGCGGCTTGCCCGGCTTGGGCGGAGGGCACGACTTACAAGGCCGGCGATGTCGTGAGCTACAGCAACGCCAATTATACGGCGCTGGTGGCGCATACGGCTTATGTCGGCGCCAACTGGAACCCAGCCGCCTCTCCTACCTTGTGGAGCGCGGGCGGCAGCTGCTCGGGCGGCGATCCCACCCCGCCGACGCCGCCGAATCCGCCCACGCCGCCCAGCCCGCCGCCGGGCAATACGGTTCCGTTCGCCAAGCATGCGTTGGTCGGGTATTGGCATGATTTCGCCAATCCCAGCGGGCCAGCCTTCCCCTTGTCGCAGGTCAGCGCCGACTGGGATGTGGTGGTGGTGGCGTTCGCCGATGACGCGGGCAACGGCAATGTCAGCTTCACGCTGGATCCGGCCGCGGGCAGCGCGGCGCAGTTTGTCCAGGACATCAAGGATTTGCAGGCTAAGGGCAAGAAGGTGGTGCTGTCTTTGGGCGGACAGAATGGCTCGGTGACCTTGAACAACGCGACCCAAGTGCAGAATTTCGTCAACAGCCTCTACGGCATCATCAGCCAATATGGCTTCGACGGCATCGATCTGGACCTGGAGAGCGGCAGCGGCATCGTGGTGGGCGCGCCCATCATCAACAATCTGATCACGGCGGTACAGCAGCTCAAGGCCAAGGTAGGGCCAAGCTTCTATCTGTCGATGGCGCCGGAGCATCCTTATGTGCAGGGCGGCTTCGTCGCTTTCGGCGGCAATTGGGGCGCTTACCTGCCCATCATCGATGGCTTGCGCGACGATCTGTCGGTGATTCACGTCCAGTATTACAACAATGGCGGCTTGTATTCGCCGTACTCTACCGGGGCGCTGGCCGAAGGTTCGGTGGACATGCTGGTGGGCGGCAGCAAGATGCTGATCGAGGGCTTCCCCATCGCCAACGGCGCTTCGGGCAGCTTCAAGGGCTTGAGGCCCGACCAAGTGGCCGTGGGCGTGCCGTCCGGGCCTAGCTCGGCCAACTCCGGCTTTGTCAGCGCGGACACCATCGCCAAGACTTTGAGCTGCCTGACCGCGCAGAAGGGCTGCGGCAGCATTCAGCCGGCGCAAGCATATCCGACCTTTCGCGGCGTGATGAGCTGGTCCATCAACTGGGACAGGCGCGACGGCTACAACTTCAGCAAGCCGGTGGCGGCCAGCCTGCATCAACTGCCGGTGACGAATGCGGCCAGCAAGAAAAAAGCCGCCGGCAAGGCGCCGGCGGCTCGTTGATCCTTTGTCAGCTTGGGCGCTTTAGCGCAGCGCTGGCCATGCCGGCGCTGCTTCATTTTTTGGCGCTTCGCTGTCGCGGGGCTCAAGCGGTCATTTGGTAGCCGCTGATCTGGGCGGACGACACCAGGCCGTTCAGGTATTCGTGCATGGCTTGATTCATCGCCAGGTCGCTCAGGTATTGCTGCAGGCGTTCCTTGATCTCGTCGAAGCCGATCTTGCCGCCTTCCTCGCGCTGCTCAACCTGAATGATGTGGTAGCCGAACTGGGTTTCCACCAGGTGCGGGGTGATGTCGCCGGCGGCGGTGCTGAATACCGCTTGTTCGAATTCCGGCACCATCTGGCCGCGGCCGAATTGGCCAAGGCTGCCGCCTTGCTTGCCGGACGGGCAGGTGGAGTGCTCTTGCGCCAGCGCGGCGAAGCGGGACGGCGTGGCTTGCACTTCCGCCAGGATGCCTTCGGCCTTGGCCTTGATCAGGCCGGCTTCCAGGCCTTCGCCCTTGGGCAGCAGGATGTGGTTGGCCACGGCGCTTTCGCCGGTGTTGAAACGGTCCGGGTATTGCTCATAGAAGGCCTTGGAGCTGGCTTCGTCAACCGGCTCGATTTGCAGCTCGCGGTCCAGCAGCGTCTGGATGGCTTGCTGTTCGTCAGCGGCTTCAATGCCTTCAGCCTGGGCCTTTTGCACCAGCAGGGTGTGCAGGATCAGTTGCTGGATGGCGGTGTCGCGCGGGCTCGGGGTGTCCGCGTAGTGGTCCAGTTGGGACGCGATCATTTCTTCGCTGATTTCAACGCCGTTGACGATGATGGTCATGAGTTTTCCTGTGTGGCGCACGCAAAGCGTGGCTGGGTGGGGCCGTCGGACGGCCGGTGAATCGGGCAGGCGGGCCTGCGGATGACGGCGCATGCGCCGAGCGATGCCGGCGAAGGTAAGCGCAGCGGCTGGCGCTGTCAAGCGATGGCAAAGAAAAAGGGACGACAGCATGTCGTCCCTTGGCGCTTTTGGCGGATTACTGCTGGATCTGGGCCTTGGCCTTCAGGTCGCTCACGTATTTTTCCACGCGGGAGCCCATTACGCGTTGGGTCAGCTGCGGACGGATTTCATCCAGCGGCGGCACGTTGCGCTGGGTGCGCACGTCGTCCAGCTTGATCACGTGCCAGCCGAACTCGGTCTTCA
The Chromobacterium sp. IIBBL 290-4 DNA segment above includes these coding regions:
- a CDS encoding 3'-5' exonuclease produces the protein MLLRLYRHYLRTRLRDPAWMHLFDEHPDEVVSLDCETTSLDIAKAEVLSIAAVRLRGNRILQSEALNLLVRPDSAPEASNIAIHGLRRRDVDQGLPPRDAVTRLLDFIGGRPLLGYYLEYDVAVLNKLVKPLIGIGLPQRQIEISSRYYDYKFKQHPGAHIDLRLGELYRDLAIPAPPRHDALNDALGVAMLYQALRQRGFG
- a CDS encoding putative nucleotidyltransferase substrate binding domain-containing protein; the encoded protein is MSRFDFSQPPFDSLSPAERDALEAKADIVYFPDEAQVLGPGQGPDALFVIIKGVVAELAGDEVAARYHPGDSFDARALAAEQTLNRFVVEEEALLLSLPREAVLRLTASNPRFGAFFFADVSQKLGMLAQRAGNRELQTLLTATVRDAGCRQPVFVDADASIRDTAAAMKQNRSKSVLVRAGDKLGIFTTTDFRDIIIDGVDSGEPVGRHCSYTLLSIDIDDFLFNALLLMTQRNLRRLVVTEQGQPKGMLAQVDVLSYFSNHSHLIAQRLERAETLDELADIAGQIDRLVRILTGHGVRPPQLGKLVAALNVRLFARAWGMIAPPDLLENSCLLVLGSEGRGEQILKTDQDNALLLRDGYRHAKLEQSCLEFSAALARFGYPPCPGGVMISNPPWRLSQSEMRDRIHDWLARPSGEGMMQLAIFVDAEAVCGDASLLRQSQDYLRSRLQDDASFFSRFARAIEQFDTPLGPFSRLKTREHEGREALDLKKGGIFPLTHGLRALALEHDIEDTNSAARAQSLAAKGYLEAALAADIQDALSCLSQLRLDHGLRRLDAGLPADNLLEPETLGTLERDLLKEALAVVKRFKAQLRHHYRLGSF
- a CDS encoding class II glutamine amidotransferase: MCQLLGMNCNTPTDILFSFEGFHRRGGLTDHHADGWGIAFFENKGCRVFLDDKPSVESPVADLVRRYPIKSENVIAHIRKATQGEVNLANTHPFMREMWGQYWIFAHNGNLESFAPEDGQFFHPVGSTDSERAFCYLMEKLRAKWAQAPELAALFEEVARLAAEISGSGVFNFMLSNGEVLFVHCSTHLHYIIRRAPFNTAHLVDDDVSVDFATVTTPRDQVAMVATQPLTDNEHWTALSPGELILFRDGAPLMIRKPD
- a CDS encoding LysR family transcriptional regulator → MDRLTAMQVFAEVAQLGSFTAAGDKLDMSRPMVTRYVEELEQWLGVRLLQRSTRKVTLTDAGLACLARCQQMLELAAEVRADASQRDGQVRGLLRVAASTSLGLAVLGEAVAAFCERHPQLRVDLQLGDRTVNLIEERIDLAIRITNEPDPGLVGRRLCDCRSLLVASPAYLAAHGVPAQPQALESHRCLSYSNFGRSEWRLTRGAEEARVRVAGNISANEASALLAATLAGAGISMMPSYLAAKPVRAGELIALLPDWQPPLLGIHALYPSRRLLPLSLRSLLDFLVERFGGQTAPWDAA
- a CDS encoding MBL fold metallo-hydrolase → MIRQTLIAAALAAAGFAHAGDLKLSVYNADGNSFNVSSVLVTGDKDAVLIDTGFTRADAYRIAARVLDSGKNLKTIYVSQADPDYYFGASVLKQIFPKAELLAAPEVLAHIKGNVKGKVAFWGPKMGANAPQANPLLPTEIKADKIMLEGKALELRDTKGVMAHRGYVWIPSIRAIVGNVGVYSGMHVWTADTQNDAERKGWYKQLDDMEALKPETVVPGHMIAGDKMDVSAIRYTRDYLKTFEAKNAATANSGALIEAMKQAYPQAAEVSTLELGAKVRKGEMKW
- a CDS encoding DsbA family protein, giving the protein MKLHYFYDPLCGWCYGASPLLKAAAAVPGVSVEMHAGGMIDESEGRTITPDWRGYVMPHDARIAQMSGQPFGDAYFNGLLKDIGAPLASNPAIAAVLAAGKLGLEPLAMLARIQRAHYQEGKRIAEFAVLSQLAVELGVEPARFAEAWQAAREEAESHIGETRQLMSRLGLRGFPSAVLEQDGKLERLELSGWFGKPEQLAAALAERLPKLAEAGDDALFCTPESCR
- a CDS encoding globin family protein; protein product: MALTPAQIRLVQESFAKVEPIADQAAQLFYDKLFEYAPDLQTLFQNDMARQRQMLMSTLKLAIAGLNDLDLIAPVLAKLAIKHVDYGVQPGDYTPVGNALLWTLKQGLGAENWTPELRTAWVDTFRLVATTMKQAAYPEFQSPQHAEEE
- a CDS encoding S41 family peptidase, which translates into the protein MRRHSFLFPAALCLLAAANCQAAAATSFDAKAWQHDFQLLKQELEKRYSHLAWMASPQSGVDLPALNQKAQAALAAARDDGEARRAILDFQSGFHDGHFSLLKAAPPAPAAAAASEPPKRDPALDSPLDGCAAQGYVQSSRINFSLPFETLPGVRLLSDGLSQSMRSAIIDLGPKGKLGLLRIASFSPHDYPLACQRAWSAVSARVGHFDPDQLFGETMKQWYAETAQRMRDLKAAGAQALIIDVGDNPGGNDSGNSMARLLGAKPGKAAPLWMTRSQAAENYLKGWEEDLSSGLPPDTTPQDKTILQPFLLQVRSLHTDLKQHPRTGMDWAWREQRAFKPEAPYSGLMQTGYASGLLAELEAGRYSQAVAENLFWPALAFQSQAAWPGPAYVLTDGKSYSSAEMFAATIQDNRLAKIIGAKTGGDGCGFMGTNLPLTLPHSGLRFRIPNCVRLRKDGSDEVAGIQPDIALPDMPGASPRAKAQKVLDMIERDLAQPGGQTS
- a CDS encoding chitinase, yielding MRRMMARGLSVIAAGLLLGHGPTALAAACPAWAEGTTYKAGDVVSYSNANYTALVAHTAYVGANWNPAASPTLWSAGGSCSGGDPTPPTPPNPPTPPSPPPGNTVPFAKHALVGYWHDFANPSGPAFPLSQVSADWDVVVVAFADDAGNGNVSFTLDPAAGSAAQFVQDIKDLQAKGKKVVLSLGGQNGSVTLNNATQVQNFVNSLYGIISQYGFDGIDLDLESGSGIVVGAPIINNLITAVQQLKAKVGPSFYLSMAPEHPYVQGGFVAFGGNWGAYLPIIDGLRDDLSVIHVQYYNNGGLYSPYSTGALAEGSVDMLVGGSKMLIEGFPIANGASGSFKGLRPDQVAVGVPSGPSSANSGFVSADTIAKTLSCLTAQKGCGSIQPAQAYPTFRGVMSWSINWDRRDGYNFSKPVAASLHQLPVTNAASKKKAAGKAPAAR
- a CDS encoding peptidylprolyl isomerase, which translates into the protein MTIIVNGVEISEEMIASQLDHYADTPSPRDTAIQQLILHTLLVQKAQAEGIEAADEQQAIQTLLDRELQIEPVDEASSKAFYEQYPDRFNTGESAVANHILLPKGEGLEAGLIKAKAEGILAEVQATPSRFAALAQEHSTCPSGKQGGSLGQFGRGQMVPEFEQAVFSTAAGDITPHLVETQFGYHIIQVEQREEGGKIGFDEIKERLQQYLSDLAMNQAMHEYLNGLVSSAQISGYQMTA